From the Micromonospora sediminicola genome, one window contains:
- a CDS encoding ATP-grasp domain-containing protein, with protein sequence MRLYLTALNPTDAVVEGFLPAADALGLPITVLTDRPGEWPSGVPVRHCAVRDAAAVVTATAAEPPAALLSNSDHLQEATAVAAGKLGLPGKDPEAARRCKDKAAMRRALAAVGLDPVRVVTVEPNAAPTVPDDLFPAVVKPRDGVASEDVYLVADRRELAARVATIRRRRADVALVVEEYLAGELRTYDTLGDGVSLAVLGGWRTGLGPPPTFTETSLDWSPPSPAHDTRLRALLGALGVDFGACHTEYVVGGDRVRLIEVNDRLIGDRMDVILADLLGVPLFAHVIRLHLGEPLAAMDVPDPVALDRHARVEYVCADRSGRLAAAPGSVDTIRDGVRLSCRPLLEAGRVAEHTGTNRDYLAVLHGIGPDPDAVRAALTAFRNELRWTIT encoded by the coding sequence ATGCGGCTCTATCTGACCGCGCTGAACCCCACTGACGCCGTCGTGGAAGGTTTTCTTCCGGCGGCGGACGCGCTCGGCCTGCCGATCACGGTGCTGACCGACCGCCCCGGCGAGTGGCCGTCCGGCGTCCCGGTGCGGCACTGCGCGGTCCGCGACGCGGCGGCGGTCGTCACGGCCACGGCGGCCGAGCCGCCTGCCGCGCTGCTGTCCAACAGCGACCACCTCCAGGAGGCGACCGCCGTCGCGGCCGGCAAGCTCGGTCTGCCGGGTAAGGATCCGGAGGCGGCCCGCCGCTGCAAGGACAAGGCGGCGATGCGCCGCGCGCTCGCCGCCGTCGGCCTCGATCCGGTCCGCGTGGTCACCGTCGAACCGAATGCCGCACCCACTGTGCCGGACGACCTCTTCCCCGCCGTGGTCAAGCCGCGCGACGGCGTGGCCAGCGAGGACGTGTACCTGGTGGCCGACCGGCGCGAGCTGGCGGCCCGGGTCGCCACGATCCGGCGGCGGCGGGCGGATGTGGCCCTGGTGGTCGAGGAGTACCTGGCCGGCGAGCTGCGCACCTACGACACCCTGGGCGACGGCGTGTCGCTGGCGGTGCTCGGCGGGTGGCGGACCGGCCTCGGTCCGCCGCCCACCTTCACCGAGACGAGCCTCGACTGGTCGCCTCCGTCGCCCGCCCACGACACGCGGCTCCGCGCGCTGCTCGGGGCGCTCGGCGTCGACTTCGGCGCCTGCCACACCGAGTACGTGGTGGGCGGCGACCGGGTTCGGCTGATCGAGGTGAACGACCGCCTGATCGGTGACCGGATGGACGTGATCCTCGCCGACCTGCTCGGGGTTCCGCTGTTCGCCCACGTGATCCGGTTGCACCTCGGCGAGCCGCTGGCCGCGATGGACGTGCCCGACCCGGTCGCGCTCGACCGGCACGCCCGGGTCGAGTACGTCTGCGCCGACCGGTCCGGCCGGCTCGCGGCGGCGCCCGGGTCGGTGGACACAATCCGCGACGGCGTCCGACTGTCCTGCCGGCCGCTGCTCGAGGCGGGCCGGGTCGCGGAGCACACCGGCACCAACCGCGACTACCTGGCCGTGTTGCACGGCATCGGACCCGACCCCGACGCTGTGCGGGCCGCGCTGACCGCGTTCCGGAACGAGC
- a CDS encoding CGNR zinc finger domain-containing protein codes for MCLANARFHDITQANAVVTRWPGLSDGLTSTGLAVLASAGRQLRAVFVDAAAGRDREAVGRLNRLLTRHRLRPVISGTGPSDRHLHVAAVGSAPAVEYVAAAVSALAVFLCDQGIDRFKVCAEPACGVVFLDGSTNRRRRFCSSRCATRVHVRAHRTRRRVT; via the coding sequence GTGTGCCTGGCCAACGCGCGGTTCCACGACATCACCCAGGCGAACGCCGTGGTGACCCGGTGGCCGGGCCTCAGCGACGGGCTCACGTCGACCGGCCTGGCGGTGCTGGCGTCGGCGGGCCGGCAGCTGCGCGCGGTCTTCGTCGACGCCGCCGCCGGCCGCGACCGAGAAGCTGTCGGGCGGCTCAACCGGCTGCTCACCCGGCACCGGCTGCGGCCGGTCATCTCCGGTACCGGCCCGTCGGATCGCCATCTGCACGTCGCCGCCGTGGGAAGCGCCCCGGCGGTCGAGTACGTGGCAGCGGCGGTGAGCGCGCTCGCGGTGTTCCTCTGCGACCAGGGCATCGACCGGTTCAAGGTGTGCGCCGAGCCGGCGTGCGGTGTGGTGTTCCTGGACGGGAGCACGAACCGGCGTCGTCGGTTCTGCTCGTCGCGCTGCGCCACCCGCGTGCACGTGCGGGCGCACCGCACGCGGCGGCGCGTCACCTGA
- a CDS encoding Fur family transcriptional regulator, whose translation MITSQTDRVSAVLDRLRRAGHRTTLARRGVVHALGEAAEERQHLSASEVHLRLTGRGRPVELSTVHRVLTHLVDLGVAHVAPVGGAATFGMAGRPHHQAVCQGCGGMRQLPTSAVAGTVTAARAVGVEVDPDGGNGGVVVYGWCASCRTRIT comes from the coding sequence TTGATCACATCGCAGACCGACCGGGTGAGCGCTGTGCTGGATCGGCTCCGCCGCGCCGGTCACCGCACGACCCTCGCGCGTCGCGGCGTCGTGCACGCGCTCGGCGAGGCCGCCGAAGAGCGCCAGCATCTCAGCGCGAGCGAGGTGCATCTCCGGCTCACCGGCCGAGGGCGGCCGGTGGAGTTGTCCACCGTGCACCGCGTACTCACCCACCTGGTGGACCTCGGGGTGGCCCACGTCGCGCCGGTCGGTGGCGCGGCGACGTTCGGGATGGCCGGCCGGCCGCACCACCAAGCGGTGTGCCAGGGCTGCGGCGGCATGCGCCAGCTACCGACCTCGGCGGTGGCTGGCACGGTCACGGCGGCCCGGGCGGTCGGCGTCGAGGTGGATCCGGACGGAGGTAACGGCGGAGTGGTCGTGTACGGGTGGTGCGCGTCGTGCCGCACCAGGATCACCTGA
- a CDS encoding superoxide dismutase yields the protein MALYTLPDMPYDYGALEPAMSGEILQLHHSKHHAAYVKGANDGLEKLAEAREKGDFATLVGLEKTFAFNLSGHVLHSIFWGNLSPDGGDRPDGELAAAIDEHFGSFDAFAGQLSAATKGVQGSGWGVLAWEPLGRQLIVEQVYDHHGNVGQGATPLLVFDAWEHAYYLQYRNVRPDYVDRLWNLVNWSDVIARFDAARATSPKI from the coding sequence ATGGCGCTCTACACCCTGCCCGACATGCCCTACGACTACGGCGCGCTGGAACCGGCCATGTCCGGCGAGATCCTCCAGCTGCACCACAGCAAGCACCACGCGGCGTACGTCAAGGGCGCCAACGACGGCCTGGAGAAGCTCGCCGAGGCCCGCGAGAAGGGCGACTTCGCCACGCTTGTCGGCCTGGAGAAGACGTTCGCGTTCAACCTCTCCGGGCACGTGCTGCACTCGATCTTCTGGGGCAACCTGTCCCCGGACGGCGGCGACCGTCCGGACGGTGAGCTGGCTGCGGCGATCGACGAGCACTTCGGTTCGTTCGACGCGTTCGCCGGTCAGCTCTCGGCGGCGACCAAGGGCGTGCAGGGCTCCGGCTGGGGCGTCCTGGCGTGGGAGCCGCTCGGGCGGCAGCTGATCGTCGAGCAGGTCTACGACCACCACGGCAACGTCGGCCAGGGCGCCACGCCGCTGCTGGTCTTCGACGCCTGGGAGCACGCCTACTACCTGCAGTACCGCAACGTGCGCCCGGACTACGTCGACCGGCTGTGGAACCTGGTCAACTGGTCCGACGTGATCGCCCGCTTCGACGCCGCCCGCGCGACGAGCCCGAAGATCTGA
- a CDS encoding SLC13 family permease produces MSTLAWMAVAVFAAAYVLIATEKINRVTVAVGGASIMLAIGATDAEHAFFSEEAGIDWNVIFLLLGMMLIVGVLKRTGLFEYLAIWSAKKARGRPFPIMVILVVVTAVVSAALDNVTTVLLVAPVTLLVCERLDVPPIPFLIAEVMASNIGGAATLVGDPPNIIIASRSGLSFTDFLNVMAPLVLIVIVVFVGLCRIMFRRAFRYDAERAARVMALREADAIRDRRLVVISLVVLGAVLLAFSLHTVLHLEPSVVALLGGLLLLVLSRLDAGEVAKDVEWPTLVFFAGLFVMVGALVATGVIDGIARSATEAVEGKLWPATMLLLWASAGLSAIVDNIPYVATMSPIVSELVNAEGGLDKAQVLWWALAIGADFGGNATAVGASANVVVLGIADRAGHKITFWGFTKYGLIVTVISVAIAVPYLWLRFF; encoded by the coding sequence ATGAGCACCCTGGCCTGGATGGCGGTGGCGGTGTTCGCCGCCGCCTACGTCCTGATCGCCACCGAGAAGATCAACCGGGTAACGGTGGCGGTGGGCGGTGCGTCGATCATGCTGGCGATCGGGGCGACCGATGCCGAGCACGCCTTCTTCTCCGAAGAGGCGGGAATCGATTGGAACGTCATCTTCCTGCTGTTGGGCATGATGCTGATCGTCGGCGTGCTGAAAAGGACCGGCCTGTTCGAGTACCTGGCGATCTGGAGCGCCAAGAAGGCCCGCGGCCGTCCATTCCCGATCATGGTGATCCTGGTGGTGGTGACCGCCGTGGTGTCGGCGGCGCTGGACAACGTCACCACGGTGCTGCTGGTGGCGCCGGTGACGCTGCTGGTCTGCGAGCGGCTCGACGTGCCACCGATCCCGTTTCTGATCGCCGAGGTCATGGCGTCCAACATCGGCGGCGCGGCCACTCTCGTCGGCGACCCCCCGAACATCATCATCGCCAGCCGCTCGGGGTTGAGCTTCACCGATTTTCTGAACGTCATGGCCCCGTTGGTGCTGATCGTGATCGTCGTCTTCGTCGGCCTGTGCCGGATCATGTTCCGCCGGGCGTTTCGGTATGACGCCGAGCGTGCCGCGCGGGTGATGGCGCTGCGCGAGGCGGACGCGATCCGGGACCGCCGTCTCGTCGTGATCAGCCTGGTGGTCCTCGGCGCGGTGCTGCTAGCGTTCAGCCTGCACACCGTGCTGCACCTGGAACCGTCGGTGGTGGCTCTGCTCGGCGGACTGTTGCTGCTGGTGTTGTCCCGGCTGGACGCGGGAGAGGTGGCCAAGGACGTCGAGTGGCCGACGCTGGTGTTCTTTGCCGGCCTGTTCGTCATGGTCGGCGCCCTGGTCGCCACCGGGGTGATCGACGGCATCGCCCGGTCGGCGACCGAGGCCGTCGAGGGCAAGCTGTGGCCGGCCACCATGTTGCTGTTGTGGGCCTCGGCGGGGTTGTCGGCGATCGTGGACAACATCCCCTACGTGGCGACGATGAGCCCGATCGTGAGCGAGTTGGTGAACGCCGAGGGCGGGCTCGACAAGGCTCAGGTGCTCTGGTGGGCGCTCGCCATCGGCGCTGACTTCGGCGGCAACGCCACTGCTGTGGGTGCCTCGGCCAACGTGGTGGTGCTCGGCATCGCCGACCGTGCCGGCCACAAGATCACGTTCTGGGGGTTCACCAAGTACGGCCTGATCGTGACCGTGATCTCGGTGGCGATCGCGGTGCCCTACCTGTGGTTGCGGTTCTTCTGA
- a CDS encoding CBS domain-containing protein, whose protein sequence is MRASDVAISMDTVTEDMPAREAARILAAQDLPGLIVVDTAGRPSTVLAGTQVLRMALPSYCQDDPALARVIDEAAADVVLAGIGNRTVADLLPRNRPGLPAVSADATLLEVASVMARTNVPLVAVVNRDQVMTGAITLDGLLDRILGT, encoded by the coding sequence ATGCGCGCTAGCGATGTGGCGATCTCCATGGACACCGTCACCGAGGACATGCCGGCCCGAGAGGCCGCCCGGATCCTGGCCGCGCAGGATCTGCCCGGCCTGATCGTGGTGGACACCGCAGGCCGCCCGTCGACGGTGCTGGCCGGCACGCAGGTGCTGCGGATGGCGCTGCCGTCCTACTGTCAGGACGATCCGGCGCTGGCGCGGGTGATCGACGAGGCCGCCGCCGATGTGGTCCTGGCAGGGATCGGTAACCGCACCGTCGCGGACCTGCTCCCCCGCAACCGTCCGGGCCTGCCGGCGGTCAGCGCCGACGCCACCCTGCTCGAGGTCGCCTCGGTGATGGCCCGGACGAACGTGCCCCTGGTCGCGGTCGTGAACCGCGACCAGGTGATGACCGGCGCCATCACTCTTGATGGGCTGCTCGACCGGATCCTCGGCACCTGA
- the nhaA gene encoding Na+/H+ antiporter NhaA — MSGPQSPPRVLGRGSWAEASRIAEVLRKETIGGALLLIGAAVALFWANSPWAHRYESMTALSVGPPALHLDLSLATWAADGLLAIFFFVAGLELKREFVAGDLRDPRRAAVPVAAAIGGVLVPALLYVVVNSGGALEGWAVPTATDIAFALAVLAVIGRHLPTALRTFLLTLAVVDDLLAIVIIAVFYTAHLSVLPLLAAALPLGLFALLVQRRVRSWWLLLPLAFATWALVHASGVHATVAGVLLAFAVPVLRSRDTGPGVGLAEHFEHRFRPISAGAAVPVFALMSAGVAVGGLDGLAQALTDPIAVGIVLGLVVGKPIGILLATWLVARFTRARLDSGLAWIDVTGLAVLAGIGFTVSLLIGELAFGIGSDADDRVKIAVLAGSLIAATLAMIILRVRNRAYRQIYEAERVDHDHDDVPDVYQR; from the coding sequence ATGTCCGGCCCGCAGTCACCCCCTCGTGTCCTCGGCCGCGGTTCCTGGGCCGAGGCGAGTCGCATAGCCGAGGTGCTGCGCAAGGAGACGATCGGCGGGGCACTGCTGCTGATCGGCGCCGCTGTGGCGCTGTTCTGGGCCAATTCCCCGTGGGCTCACCGCTACGAGTCGATGACGGCGCTTAGCGTCGGGCCTCCCGCGCTGCACCTTGACCTCTCGCTGGCCACCTGGGCGGCCGACGGGCTGTTGGCGATCTTCTTCTTCGTCGCCGGTCTCGAACTCAAGCGCGAGTTCGTCGCCGGCGACCTGCGTGATCCGCGCCGAGCCGCGGTCCCGGTCGCCGCCGCGATCGGAGGCGTACTCGTGCCGGCACTGCTGTACGTGGTAGTGAACTCCGGTGGCGCGCTGGAAGGCTGGGCGGTACCGACCGCCACCGACATCGCGTTCGCCCTCGCCGTATTGGCGGTGATCGGCCGGCACCTGCCGACCGCGCTGCGCACCTTCCTGCTGACCCTGGCAGTGGTGGACGACCTGCTGGCGATCGTCATCATCGCGGTCTTCTACACCGCCCACCTGTCGGTACTGCCGTTGCTGGCCGCGGCACTGCCGCTGGGCTTGTTCGCGCTGCTGGTGCAGCGGCGAGTGCGCTCGTGGTGGCTGCTCCTGCCACTGGCGTTCGCGACCTGGGCGCTCGTGCACGCCTCCGGCGTGCACGCCACCGTCGCCGGGGTGCTGCTCGCCTTCGCCGTCCCGGTGCTGCGTTCCAGGGACACCGGGCCAGGGGTGGGTCTGGCCGAGCACTTCGAACACCGATTCCGGCCGATCTCGGCCGGCGCCGCGGTGCCGGTGTTCGCGCTGATGTCCGCCGGGGTGGCCGTCGGCGGGCTCGACGGCCTCGCGCAGGCGCTCACCGACCCGATCGCGGTGGGCATCGTGCTCGGTTTGGTCGTCGGCAAGCCGATCGGCATCCTCTTGGCAACCTGGCTCGTCGCCCGGTTCACCCGGGCTCGGTTGGACTCAGGGCTGGCCTGGATCGACGTGACCGGGCTGGCCGTGCTGGCCGGCATCGGTTTCACCGTCTCGCTGCTGATCGGCGAACTCGCCTTCGGTATCGGCAGCGACGCTGACGACCGGGTCAAGATCGCCGTGCTGGCAGGCTCCCTGATCGCCGCCACCCTCGCCATGATCATCTTGCGGGTACGGAATCGCGCGTACCGGCAGATCTACGAGGCCGAGCGGGTCGACCACGACCATGACGACGTTCCCGACGTCTACCAGAGATAG
- a CDS encoding CapA family protein, which translates to MSRRTARSPLAALTAVAVGVGLVGCGSTGPAPQWREGSTGPTAVTSGTATAPHAPREVRLAFAGDVHFTGRTLGLLDDPATTFGPIASTLRDADVTLLNLETSVTDRGTPQPKTYQFRAPRTAFAALRAAGVDAVSIANNHILDYGRQGLSDTLDAAAEARYPVFGAGRDADAAYAPWLTTVRGLRIAVLGMSQVHDLAESWRATDIRSGVAMAFDPARATAAVRAARKQADLVVVFMHWGVEGNSCATVEMKTFAQRLSGAGADIVVGAHAHTLLANGWLGQTYVHYGLGNFLWYSTSHSTDSGVLKLVVRDRTVVESRFVPATVSGSGQPVPATGADKRRILDKLAAAQGCTGLSARRPG; encoded by the coding sequence GTGTCCCGCAGGACGGCGCGTTCACCGCTGGCGGCGCTGACTGCGGTCGCAGTCGGCGTCGGCCTGGTCGGCTGCGGTTCGACCGGCCCGGCGCCGCAGTGGCGCGAGGGCTCGACGGGTCCGACCGCGGTGACGTCCGGCACCGCGACCGCGCCGCACGCCCCGCGCGAGGTCCGGCTGGCCTTCGCCGGTGACGTGCACTTCACCGGCCGCACTCTCGGCCTGCTCGACGATCCGGCTACGACCTTCGGACCGATCGCCTCGACGTTGCGCGACGCCGACGTCACGCTGCTCAACCTGGAGACGTCGGTGACCGACCGGGGCACCCCCCAGCCGAAGACCTACCAGTTCCGGGCCCCCAGGACCGCCTTCGCGGCGCTGCGCGCCGCCGGGGTCGACGCGGTGTCGATCGCCAACAACCACATCCTCGACTACGGCCGGCAGGGACTCTCGGACACCCTCGACGCGGCGGCGGAAGCCCGGTACCCGGTGTTCGGCGCCGGCCGCGACGCCGACGCGGCCTACGCGCCCTGGTTGACGACGGTACGCGGGCTGCGGATCGCGGTGCTCGGCATGTCGCAGGTGCACGACCTGGCCGAATCGTGGCGGGCGACGGACATCCGGTCTGGGGTGGCCATGGCGTTCGATCCCGCCCGCGCCACCGCCGCGGTGCGTGCGGCGCGCAAACAGGCCGACCTGGTCGTCGTCTTCATGCACTGGGGCGTGGAGGGCAACTCGTGCGCGACGGTTGAGATGAAGACGTTCGCGCAACGGTTGTCCGGGGCCGGCGCGGACATCGTCGTCGGCGCGCACGCGCACACGCTGCTCGCCAACGGCTGGCTGGGCCAGACCTACGTGCACTACGGCCTGGGCAACTTTCTCTGGTACAGCACCTCGCACAGCACCGACTCCGGCGTGCTCAAACTGGTCGTCCGCGACCGGACGGTGGTGGAGAGCCGCTTCGTCCCGGCGACGGTCTCCGGCAGCGGCCAACCGGTTCCAGCCACCGGGGCGGACAAGCGGCGCATCCTCGACAAGCTCGCCGCCGCGCAGGGGTGCACCGGTCTGTCGGCCCGGCGCCCTGGATAA
- a CDS encoding DUF2277 domain-containing protein: protein MCRNIRVLNNFEPPATEDEIGAAALQYVRKVSGTTRPSAANEAAFDEAVRVITAATRTLLDGLVTKAPRRDREVEAAKAKARAAERYGPRATASN, encoded by the coding sequence ATGTGCAGAAACATCCGCGTGCTCAACAATTTCGAGCCGCCCGCGACCGAGGACGAGATCGGGGCCGCCGCACTGCAGTACGTGCGCAAGGTCAGCGGCACGACGCGACCGTCGGCGGCCAACGAGGCGGCGTTCGACGAGGCGGTCCGGGTCATCACGGCGGCGACCCGGACCCTGCTGGACGGCCTCGTGACGAAGGCGCCTCGTCGTGACCGCGAGGTGGAGGCCGCCAAGGCCAAGGCACGCGCGGCCGAGAGGTACGGGCCCCGGGCCACCGCCTCGAACTGA
- a CDS encoding DUF2795 domain-containing protein, with protein MLLVDRQDLVRHARRWPADEEVLGGLRRLPDVTLTTRSEVTNRWGPMLRPRRSHVRRCRSGLAW; from the coding sequence GTGCTTCTGGTCGACCGGCAGGACCTCGTCCGCCACGCGCGGAGGTGGCCCGCCGACGAGGAAGTCCTGGGTGGCTTGCGACGGCTGCCCGATGTCACCCTCACGACGCGGAGCGAGGTGACCAACCGGTGGGGCCCGATGCTCAGGCCGCGACGGTCGCATGTCCGCCGATGTCGGTCCGGCCTGGCATGGTAG
- a CDS encoding FUSC family protein, whose amino-acid sequence MRRLGRDTYDRLRGYLVVALQAGLAAGLSWYVAHDVLEAKQALFAPAAAVGTVAASLGNRVRRTAELIGGVIVGVLVGQVIIDLIGVGPVQTGFVVALAISTAVAFRGSGAIIVQAASTAVLLGTVSPLHQHLAVPRTLNALVGGLTAVVVALLLLPLNPVRVVRRAAGTTLDAFTTQLTAAATALSEEDDVRLTEALGRLSAVEQSKQEGFGILGAAREVARLSPWRRRRRSVVQRYQHVAEHLDRAYADSREMVRWALRVLRTGEPVPNGLAASIEHLGQAVRLLHRDFITDRDPDRGLACAEQAVREVDRAAAGDVRFAGRVAIYQQRVALSALMQAAGVQRPDANRRAGLPSQD is encoded by the coding sequence ATGCGGCGACTGGGCCGGGACACCTACGACCGGCTCCGGGGTTACCTGGTCGTCGCCCTCCAGGCGGGGCTGGCCGCGGGGCTGTCGTGGTACGTCGCGCACGACGTGTTGGAGGCCAAGCAGGCGCTGTTCGCGCCGGCCGCCGCCGTCGGCACCGTTGCGGCCTCCCTGGGCAACCGCGTCCGGCGCACCGCCGAGCTGATCGGCGGGGTGATCGTCGGGGTGCTGGTGGGGCAGGTCATCATCGACCTGATCGGGGTCGGGCCTGTGCAGACCGGCTTCGTGGTGGCCCTCGCCATCTCGACGGCGGTCGCCTTCCGCGGCAGCGGAGCCATCATCGTGCAGGCCGCGAGCACGGCGGTGTTGCTCGGCACCGTCTCGCCACTGCACCAGCACCTGGCCGTGCCGCGAACCCTCAACGCGTTGGTCGGTGGCCTGACCGCCGTCGTGGTGGCGTTGCTGCTCCTGCCGCTGAATCCGGTCCGCGTGGTGCGCCGGGCCGCGGGCACGACCCTGGACGCCTTCACCACCCAGTTGACCGCCGCCGCCACGGCCCTCTCCGAGGAGGACGACGTGCGGCTGACCGAGGCGCTGGGGCGCCTGAGCGCCGTCGAGCAGTCGAAGCAGGAGGGCTTCGGCATCCTCGGGGCCGCTCGAGAGGTCGCCAGGCTGTCACCCTGGCGCCGCCGTCGCCGCTCGGTGGTCCAGCGCTACCAGCACGTGGCCGAGCATCTCGACCGGGCGTACGCCGACAGTCGGGAGATGGTGCGGTGGGCGCTGCGCGTCCTGCGCACCGGGGAGCCGGTGCCGAACGGCCTTGCGGCATCGATCGAGCACCTCGGGCAGGCGGTGCGGCTGCTGCACCGCGACTTCATCACGGACCGGGACCCCGATCGTGGCCTCGCCTGCGCCGAGCAGGCGGTCCGCGAGGTCGACCGGGCCGCGGCCGGCGACGTGCGGTTCGCCGGCCGGGTGGCGATCTATCAGCAGCGGGTGGCGCTCAGCGCGCTGATGCAGGCGGCGGGGGTGCAGCGGCCGGACGCCAATCGCCGGGCCGGCCTCCCGAGCCAGGACTGA
- a CDS encoding golvesin C-terminal-like domain-containing protein — MGRFLRRAVLGVPILLTVLLTGVPARAADPVATLEWNDVRQNVEGFGAASNFFVRYLDALTPGQQNQVFDALFDGSAGAGMTIVRHEPWGGGCDGDEAVRCPADRVGTKPNPLSHSMRAGEFELNCPNTPDPSGRCQPGRLRDHYQVWFHQQMAQRQPGALPWLNYHNAPEYMKAVPYDNSPVRQDQYQAFANYLSRTVQAYRSQLGVPVAILSMANEPPLSYADKTVWSHADLNRFTRDYMVPTLARDGVDVDLMLAEDVSFSDVNDAIYNDPATMAAMDIHATHAYSGGADGGWQTQPLNNCQSAPLPRAKSAGKRIWMSECTPGPTTTQQGVRNARRIHEFFTGTQGNAWVWWRYVTGDDNATLPDARGGLVTINDKTGAYEIGKTVWTTAQFSRFVRPGWKRIDTTPQPTTGVYVSSYKDPTTGRFATVVVNENTTAANVDLKLSGVSTTSLQPYRTSATENVAWRPAVAVTGGTAMLNLPGQSVTTYLGSGSYSTATEDVVDNASPLFSKTGTWTASTGASGYWGTGYWHDGTTGADTGKTATWTSPITTTGRYEVYLRYTSAPDRPDAAPVEINYAGGVTTGLTVNQRTGGGTWKLLGTWPFAPGSGDHVKISAADAGYTVADAVRFVKVG; from the coding sequence GTGGGACGATTTCTGCGGCGCGCCGTGCTCGGCGTACCCATTCTCCTCACCGTCCTGCTCACCGGCGTGCCCGCGCGGGCGGCCGACCCCGTCGCGACCCTGGAGTGGAACGACGTCCGGCAGAACGTCGAAGGCTTCGGCGCCGCCTCGAACTTCTTCGTCCGCTACCTGGACGCCCTCACCCCCGGCCAGCAGAACCAGGTCTTCGACGCGCTGTTCGACGGCTCGGCCGGCGCGGGCATGACCATCGTGCGGCACGAGCCGTGGGGCGGCGGCTGCGACGGTGACGAGGCCGTGCGCTGCCCCGCCGACCGGGTCGGCACCAAGCCGAACCCGCTGTCGCACTCGATGCGAGCCGGCGAGTTCGAGTTGAACTGCCCGAACACGCCGGACCCCAGCGGCCGGTGCCAGCCCGGCCGGTTGCGCGACCACTACCAGGTGTGGTTCCACCAGCAGATGGCGCAGCGCCAGCCCGGCGCCCTGCCGTGGCTCAACTACCACAACGCGCCCGAGTACATGAAGGCCGTGCCGTACGACAACTCACCGGTGCGCCAGGACCAGTACCAGGCGTTCGCGAACTACCTGTCGCGGACGGTGCAGGCGTACCGCAGCCAGCTCGGCGTCCCGGTCGCCATCCTGTCGATGGCGAACGAGCCGCCGCTGTCCTACGCCGACAAGACGGTGTGGAGCCACGCCGACCTGAACAGGTTCACCCGCGACTACATGGTTCCCACGCTGGCCCGCGACGGGGTGGACGTGGACCTGATGCTCGCCGAAGACGTCAGCTTCAGCGACGTCAACGACGCCATCTACAACGACCCGGCGACAATGGCGGCCATGGACATCCACGCGACGCACGCCTACAGCGGCGGCGCCGACGGCGGCTGGCAGACCCAGCCGCTCAACAACTGCCAGTCCGCACCCCTGCCGCGGGCCAAGAGCGCGGGCAAGCGCATCTGGATGAGCGAGTGCACCCCCGGCCCGACCACGACCCAGCAGGGCGTGCGCAACGCCCGCCGCATCCACGAGTTCTTCACCGGAACCCAGGGCAACGCGTGGGTGTGGTGGCGCTACGTGACCGGTGACGACAACGCCACGCTGCCCGACGCGCGCGGCGGCCTCGTCACGATCAACGACAAGACCGGCGCGTACGAGATCGGCAAGACCGTGTGGACGACCGCCCAGTTCAGCCGGTTCGTGCGTCCGGGCTGGAAGCGGATCGACACGACGCCGCAGCCGACGACCGGCGTGTACGTGTCGTCGTACAAGGACCCGACGACCGGCCGCTTCGCGACAGTCGTCGTCAACGAGAACACCACGGCGGCGAACGTCGACCTCAAGCTCTCGGGTGTGTCGACGACGTCGCTGCAGCCGTACCGCACCTCGGCGACCGAGAACGTCGCCTGGCGGCCCGCGGTCGCCGTCACCGGCGGCACCGCCATGCTGAACCTGCCTGGCCAGTCGGTGACCACCTACCTGGGCTCGGGCAGCTACAGCACCGCCACCGAGGACGTCGTCGACAACGCCTCGCCGCTGTTCTCGAAGACCGGCACGTGGACGGCGAGCACCGGCGCCTCCGGCTACTGGGGCACCGGTTACTGGCACGACGGCACGACCGGCGCCGACACCGGCAAGACCGCCACCTGGACGTCGCCGATCACGACCACCGGACGGTACGAGGTGTATCTGCGCTACACCTCCGCGCCGGACCGGCCCGACGCCGCCCCGGTTGAGATCAACTACGCGGGCGGGGTCACGACGGGCCTCACTGTGAACCAGCGCACCGGCGGCGGCACCTGGAAGCTGCTCGGCACCTGGCCGTTCGCACCGGGCAGCGGCGACCACGTCAAGATCAGCGCCGCCGACGCGGGCTACACCGTGGCCGACGCGGTGCGTTTCGTCAAGGTCGGCTGA